The proteins below are encoded in one region of Terriglobia bacterium:
- a CDS encoding 50S ribosomal protein L23, with the protein MSTLYDVIKRPVITEKGLTLKENERTLCFEVADSASKKQIQEAVEQFFKVKVQAVRTMVVPGKMRRRGKYTGYRSDWKKAYVTLREGEKMIEYGDNL; encoded by the coding sequence ATGAGCACCCTTTACGATGTCATCAAACGTCCAGTGATTACTGAAAAAGGCCTCACTCTTAAAGAAAACGAGCGCACTCTCTGCTTTGAGGTTGCCGACAGCGCGAGCAAGAAGCAAATCCAGGAAGCGGTCGAGCAGTTCTTCAAAGTGAAAGTGCAGGCGGTTCGCACGATGGTTGTTCCAGGAAAGATGCGCCGCCGCGGCAAGTACACCGGTTATCGATCGGACTGGAAGAAGGCATATGTCACGCTCCGCGAAGGTGAGAAGATGATCGAGTACGGAGATAATCTGTAA